The sequence below is a genomic window from Bos javanicus breed banteng chromosome 5, ARS-OSU_banteng_1.0, whole genome shotgun sequence.
CTTACAGAAATAAACTGAACTTTTTCTAAATTAAACTCTCTTGTTCACAGGGAAGTGCCTATTTATGTCAGGGCTGAGTGAGGTCCAACTGagtcacatggatgatcacactcTACCAGGGAAATATGGTATTGGATTTACCAATATGGTGGAAAGGACAACACCAGGCAGCAAGGATCTTTCCAGGTGATTATGGAACATTCGGTTTGATAGGTTGGTACCTTGGCCATACTTGTGCTGTACACACTCCAGGAGCATGCTAGGTATCTAACTAGTTCAAGCTGAGGATAGCAGTTTTATGATTTGCTCTTTTATTGAAAGCTGTCTGAATTTAGCACATTATAAATACTGCCATATTTATATTTTGACtactttttaattcaattttagtAAAGAATTTCGTGAAGGAGGACGTATTCTAGTGCAGAAATTACAGAAATATCAGCCACGAATAGCAGTGTTTAATGGAAAATGTaagatttacttttaaattttatcttttttctttgattaACATTATGGgcaatgtaaatatatttgtatttcattttaggTATTTACGAAATTTTTAGTAAGGAAGTTTTTGGCGTAAAGGTTAAGAACTTAGAATTTGGACTTCAACCCCATAAGATCCCAGATACAGAAACTGTAAGTCCTTAAAACTGCATTTGTAAATcagataaatacaaatttttctagctggttttccctttttatttgttCTGTCCAATTGTAatttttgccattaaaaaaaaaaaagcactgtatTTTGTGGAATAATATCTGCATAGTAACTTGAACTAATAGTTGCAGATTAATTCAGATACTTTTACAGTtacattagaaaaagaaacatttgtcaGGTAAATGCCTTTATAACATTACATTAGTTACATTatttggccaaaatattgagaGGAGGTTGCTCACATGCTGCATTCAAAATACATTTAACAGGATGTTCTTGCCAAATGCCAGTAGGTTAGCCCTTATTCAGTTGTGAAACACACATGTAAATATAGACACAGTCCTGATCAGTGAAGCTGCTTATCACCCTTTGTTGGTGTATCTTGGCCCAGTCTCACATTAGAGCCATAAAAACAGAACAGTCCAGTCGCAGACAGGCATCCTGCCAACCTGACTGGCATTTGGTGCTGTTGGCCTTAAACATAAGGGCATCATACAATAACACATTGGTTTTAAAACTCTATATAAATTTCTGTGGACTTTCTGCAGACATTTGGTTCAAATTTTGCTTCTTAAATATAGTTTTAAGTTTTGTTTACaacttctgaaataaaaatacacacacacagacttctgTGCtgtagatgattttttaaatgataagccAATGTGCCAACAAGTTTCTGTGGAGACCTCGGAATACAGTTTCTGCCGCCAGTATATATTTTAACTTCGTTtgtaatttcttctgtttttaactAGTAAATGTGTAATTGATAAAGTAGGTTGTAGCACTGATCACTCTTTAAATAAAGGCGTACCCTTGTCTCCTTGGGTAAAATTTCAGAGATGATTCACTCCTTCCTGTAGAAAGAGCATTGTTGTCCCTGAAATGCCAGAGGAGCCTTGGTATATCTCTTGGGACGTGTGATCACAGTAGTGCAATAATAAGTGAATCGGAATCATATCGAGATAGGTAGCTTTGGCTCCTACAATGAATCATCTATGAGTGCATTTGTCTTATAAAATTTACTCTTTATCATGAAATATTCATAGGTATTGATGATGTTAGTGATCCAGCtttgaaaaacatctgctttttcAAGTTTCTGGATCACTTTAATTGAAGGCTGTCTTGAGATGGGAAAAATGTGCTATTACAAAAACCTGGTAGCATTTGTACCTCTGAATCAGGCTTTTCTAAATACTgcataagcaaaacaaaataagtcaataatggtttggggtttttttctatAATACATGGTATAGAGGccaatttaaaaagtacaaaaaattgCAACCGAAAAGTCCATGGTTGAGCAGTCTCACTCttttatatataagatatatattttgatatactCTATGAAGGACAATTTGTCACCATCATCCAAAATGATAAATATCATGCTTTCTGGCTattccatttctagaaatttatccaacAGTTACAGTCACAtatattcaaatttaaatatgtaCAAGGTTTTTCACTACAGTTGATAATATTAAAAGattggaaacagcctaaatgcccATAGGTAGAtgctggttaaataaattatgaaactACTACACAGCTATAAAAAAGGGAACTTATTCTGATGTAGAGACCTGATACAGAGTTACCTCTGAGAGACATTGTTGAGTGAAAAAGCAGGGTGCAGGACAGGGAGTACAGCATGTTaccatttgtgtgtttttttctttttttaatttgattctaAATTAATGGACTATCTCTGGAACTAGCAGTGTAGATTGCCTTTGGGAAGAACTAGGTGGATAGAAACATAATTAGGAGGAAAGACTTTTCATTGTATAATTATATGCCCTTTTGTACAAACACTGAGGGGGAAAAGACTCATTGGTTTTGATTTATTGACTTTGTAATAAGTAAATATTAGAAATTTGAACTCAAACACAACTGCTGTTACTGATTTTGCATATATTGATATGTGGTAAGTATCAAGTTATtgatccaaagaaaaagaaggtttCTAATCTCaatacagagaaggcgatggcaccccactccagtactcttgcctggaagatcccatggatggaggagcctggaaggctgcagtccatggggtcgctgagggtcggacacgactgagcgacttcactttcacttttcactttcatgcattggagaagcaaatggcaacccaccccagtgttcttgcctggagaatcccagggacgggggagtctggtgggctgctgtctctggggtcgcacagagtcggacacgactgaagtgatttagcagctaATCTCAATATGAGTGGATTCAGTAGCATTATAAGATTTCTGTAACTGTAAAATGTTATGATTCTAGCTCTGCTATGTGATGCCATCATCCAGTGCAAGATGTGCGCAGTTTCCTCGCGCCCAGGACAAAGTACATTACTACATTAAGCTGAAGGACTTAAGAGACCAGTTGAAAGGCATTGAACGAAACACAGACGTTCAAGAAGTACAATATACATTTGACCTACAGCTCGCCCAAGGTGCGTTACCGTTAATCAGTCCTGTTGTTCGCGTCATGTATATCTACCTTATAGAAAGTATGTTGTGAGTTTAAAAgcagtagaaaagaaaatgatttattgGCAGCCAGAGTGTTCTGATaacaagtgttagtcacttataAAATCTCCTTTTATCAAGGGCTTCCAGTCTAATATGAGTGTTCCTACACATGCTGAGAAGCCAAGCAGGAGTGTAGGTCACCTAAAATTAAACCTCATAGGCTTTTACAGTTCTTAGGagtttattttgttaatgttaaAAAGAGTTTAATGTGAAAGTTGTTTCCGTGGATGTGAAATTCAAGAAAAAGATTTATTCTTGATAATTGCTGAATAAGGCTATCTTCAAAATTGTTACATAAAGTCAGTTTTAAATCCCTCTTACCCTCCTCACAGAGGATGCAAAGAAGATGGCTGTGAAGGAAGAAAAATACGACCCGGGTTATGAAGCAGCGTATGGTGGTGCTTACAATGAAAACCCCTGCCTTGGTGAACCTTGCGGATTCTCTTCAAATGGGCTGGGTATGTCCCCTCCCCCTTGTTTGTTCCTTTCAAAGACttggttttgccaggattcagggaaagagggttttttgtttgtttgttttaagagaGAGTTAATTACTGAAGAATGggaatagaaatacaaaaatctaTTTAGtgactgggggacttccctggtagtcctgtGGTTAGGATATCCCCTTACAGTACAGAGGGCCTGAGTTcgagccctggttggggagctaagatcccacatgccttgcagctaGGAAAccaaaatagaagcaatattgtaacaaatttaataaagactttaaaaatggtccacatcaaaaaaaaatctttaataagtCTATTTAGTGATTTAGAGTGAAAATTCAATGGTTATTTGATGTTCAACTACACAGGCTTTTACAGCTCATTTACTTGAAGTTACGGACTCGAAGTCCTCCTTGGTGCATTTCCCTCCTTGAATAACAAGAATTTATCAGTCCTGTATCTTAGAATAGAAATTTAAGTTGTATTCAAGAAGCTTGCTTAGCTATTTTAGTAGCAACTCTCCTATAATAGACTGTTAAAATCTTCTAATTATATCACTTAAAGCTTTTAAATAGAGTAATgttcttctcctccctcccacacccccaTCCCAGCTGCTGACAATGGAGAATCAACTTTCAGTGACATTCCGAATGGACAGTGGATGACCCAGTCGTTTACAGACCAGATCCCTTCATTTAGTAATCACTGTGGGACGCAAGAACAAGAAGGAAACCACGTTTAAGGATGGTGTTTTTCAGCCCTGCTTAAATGCTGCAGTTTTAATGCAGTTGTCAAGTGGCCCTCGGTTTGCTAGCTGaagcattttatttgtattttattcggGTGTTGTGATCAAGGTACAGTGGAGTCAACTGTACGGACCTAAGTAGTTTGGAAGGAAAAGGGGTTTTTCTGTATATGagtttttatatttgaattaacCATCATTCCAGCTTTTTTATAAAACTGTATTTCATTTatgaagaaattaattttcttttgggaGTCACTTTTAACCTGTAATTTAAAAATGCCAGAGTCTGCATCTTGACACTTGACTATGAACTGTGCATAAACTTAGATGCACCATTCTCCCTTTTCATGCCTAAGAAGGGCATGCTGCTAATAAGATTCCTGCTGGTAAAGAGGCAAGTGTGCTGATTTTCATCTGTGAGGTTAACCCTTGGTGGAGTCTCATCTGGTAGTTTTTCACAGTGTTTAATGGGCTTCCTGAGTTGTGTTCACACTCAGGCCTCCTTGCTTTACCAGTGGTGAGCATTTGTGAGGTTGTTTGCAGTAGAAATACAGAGTATGGCCTTGCAGCAGCAAGGTTAACCCAGCCTTACCTGCCAGGGCGTGAGCCCCGCCTTTGGTCCTCTCACCCCCATCTGCTGATCCTCTTGTAGGAAGAAACTATTCTGCTGAGATGGTAAGTTCCAGAGAATGCAGAAAACCTTTTAAACTTCACTACTTCATCTGTGTTTTACTTGAGAGACATAACATTTGATAGGAAGGAGACTGAACTTCTCTCTCAGTATCTACCACCATTCTAATTTTATCCTCCTTGACTTTTAGCATGTAACATAGAAATGATGAGAAATGAACTTCCAGGTTGAGTAACAAGAGGCTGGAGGTTGTTTGATAATCTTATTTAAACTGGTGCTTTATGTACATGAGATgtactaaaataaataatacagaatttTTCTTGCTAGATAAATCAAGTAAGccagtaattttaaaacaattatctgCATCATTGCTGTTTGTTACTGTGGACTAAGTGAACCTCATGTCAAGGTTAGTTTGAAGTAATGTACTTTTGTGATTTTCTAATGCATATTCCATGGTGCTACAAATAGTCCTGACTACTAGGCCTGGTGGATATCAAAGCTGGGTATTCAGAAATGCCGCTTGCATTTACTCCTGATCACATCTGAatattctgattttattcttACCCAGGGAGCATGTTGTTTctcaatatgaaaatatttatgaagttttttttttttctaaaagattaTATAGCCTGTTCTTTTTATAATAAGAGATACAAATTCTTGTGAATTTTAACATGGTTTTTAGCTGTAGCcatgatggattttatttttcctttaggtCAAGCCATGTAAAAGTCATTCATGTTATTTAAATCATGTACTGTATTGCTGTTTACATGGATGTTTTGTGCGGGTGCTTTTACGTGCCTTGCATCAGGGATTAGGaacaatttaattattttttcatggGATATGTAAAGCATGTAACTAGGTATTGCTTTGGTTTTTAATGATTGTAATCTTTacatagatttttgtttgtttgttttttgagtggagaaaatattctttaaattatgATGGACACTCACTAGAGAATGGGTTTAAGGATTTTTCCAAGTATACAATAATGgtgtttttcattaaatatgaCAGACGAATAGTACATGTTGATATACACTATACATGAGAATATGAGACTCTTTCattaaataatattgaaaaagttttaaaattcatttgaaagTCTGATtgttttttacaataaaaaatattgagaATGATTATCCTTAAGTTGCAGTGTTTTCTGTAGCAAGACtctgattttctttcccttgttAATCTGAGATCAGTTTACCTGCTATTATATTTAGCATGTAGAATAATAGATTATGAAAATCATTAAAAgtctatgaatattttatttttttagacatTCCtgttttaaatagaatatattgTTCTACAGAAGACAATATTggcaactcattaaaaaaatacctacatgtaaaaaatacatttagaaattttttaaatttatggctgTAATTTTCATTCAGAGTTAATAAGCAAATTGCTGAAACCTAGCtgggtttcggagaaggcaatggcaccccactccagtactcttgcctggaaaatcccatggacggaggagcctggtaggctgcagtccacggggttgctgagggtcagacacaactgagcgacttcactttcacttttcactttcctgcattggagaaggaaatggcaacccactccagtgttcttgcctggagagttccagggcggggggagcctggtgggctgccatctctggggtcgcacagagtcggacacgactgaagtgacttagcagcagcagcagctgggtttATTTCTTTGCAATAATATATTTCACTCACATAATCTTCTATAATTGTCACTTATATTTAAAGAACTAAATCAATACCTATAGGGTTCAAGGTACTATTTGTACACagtagggttttttgtttttgtggatCATTTGTATCAGGTTCTGTTCACAAAGAACAATGGTATAATAGGCTACAAATGGACAGTTCCACATATTTgtacaggaaatattttaaatgtcaagtTATATCAGCTGTTGGGGTGGTGGAGTTTAAATATCCCTGCCGGGTCAGGAACAAACCAGCTCTCCCATAAGTCATTGTGGACACTCGGGAAGTCCCACGGTTTATGTCTTCCATTCCAGTGGAGTAGTTTTGCCTCCTGCAGAAAATGCTCTGAATATCTGGTATCTGGATTCCAGCCTTGATTAGGGGACAATAATAGATTCGTTAGAAAAGTAAAATCTTATATTAAAAATTGAAGACAAgttcattgttaaaaaaaaaaatgggataaaTTGATGGGTATACAATGAAGAATTTACCCCAACCctgattttcaaagaaacaacTGTTAAAAGAGTTTCTCGTGAAATTCTTCCAGTAATGTTCTACCTGTAtacctgtgtgtgtatttttgtaccttgccttttttttcaaagatgaatatttttatgataaaaggtacaattcacaaagaaaataGACTTCATAAACCATTAGACACTTAacaacaaagatacataaagcaaaaatcagaagaaatataagggaaaagaaaaaaatacataatcatagtgagacatactaacatttctctgagaatattttatcaagtacAGAAAAAAtagcatcttgaatgatgtcattaataatttaatagatttctatgtgtatatatcctatacaaatatatttaaaattttctatctcATACATTGTTATTAGATTTCCATAGGACTGTACCTTGCGTTTTGAAAATTACTATCTTGGAAAACTTTCCACAGCAGCACATGTGAAGTCACtgaatcatttttaataattGCATAGAATGGTATGATTATTTACTGAGTTCCTTATTGAGGACATTTAGGCTGTGTCCCTTCACAGGCAAAAGTTTTTACAAAGATTGCTAAATTGTTACAAAGATTGCTACAGTAAACAGCCTTCTATGCATGTCTATACAGATGTATCTGTAGGATAAAATCTTGTAGATGGAATTGTTAGATTGAAGGGtctgtgtcttttaaattttgatgagggGTTGTCAAATTATCCCCCAAAGAATTTACGTCATTTCCCTCCTGCCCAGAGTTCACAGGAGTTCTTTCTCTGCATTTCTGTCATTAATATGGCAGCATTTTCTTTTAAGCAGTCTCATTTTTATCCTATAAAATGTGCCTGAGAATAAGATCTGCTTTTATCAAACAACTGTctctatttgaatatttttcccTTCATAAGTAACTGCTTAGAGACTATGCATAACCCTGATACTGTTATTGTGGCAGGATATTTTTAGAGTGTATCTTCCAGAAGTATAGTAAGATCTTgtgaatgtaaatttttaaaaaatatcctctgttgtgttacattttctttctatGAAAGGGAATGTGATATTTTCAAACAACTAAAAGTCCATTGAGGCAAGAGAGGATGAATAGCTAGAATATTATAGCTTTAACATATGATGTAAGGGGGGAAAAACCCTAAACCTTTCTTCTGTTATTCATAAACATAGTTGTGTAGGAAGTTGCAGAAGAGGAGCTAGGTGTTCGGGCTATAGTAGCATCATTGGAATAATTATCATGTAGCAGAATCTACACAGGAAATGCTCATTTGGAGAGTGGAGACTTCACATGGGGTCATCTCCAGGAAGCAGAAGAGCAAGTCTCAGCCCCACAACTGAAGGACTCTGTAGGGACTTGCAGCTTTGCTTTTCACTAAGTTTCATAAATTTGTAAAACCTTAAGCCTTAACTGTTTAGACCCAAACTTAATAGCCATTAATGTTAATACTGCTTACTGCtctaaaacattctaaaatgaaatcatttttcaaatgatttctgtgtaGCTTTACTTTGCAGACCACCTCCAATTCCAAAACCTTCAGCACAGATGCAGGCTCTGTTCTATAAGAAAAGATGACTCCTCTCCCTTAGAAGGTTCTGTCCCTTCCTGCTTGTCAGTAAATTAGGTAGTTTGTAAAATGTAATTCTGAGTCTCTTTTCCAAGATCATTAACTTCTCTAACCCAGTCTAAGCTCCACATCACTGTTCCTACACATATTTTATAGCTATTCTACTTTGATGGGATTTTCTCCACACTCATCACCACTTGACCTAACAGTGAGCCCAGCATTATAAAGCAAATCAAATGAAATATTAGTGTCCTCAATGTCCCCATATCACTCTTCTGTGCATACAGATGTTCAGGAAAATCAGGGGTGATACTAGTGAGGAGACAGGAACTATTTATGCAGCATCATAAAGAGGAGACAGTCATGCAGTTTCCACAGTTCTGTGTGACCTCCCTTTTACAAGGGACAGTAGGAGACACGCCATCTTACAGGATTGTTCTGAGAGAAGTGATGTTCACATCAACCCCCAGAGCCTAGCCCAGGGCTTGACAGTGTGTGCCCACAATCCATTGTCTCCCATTCTAAACTAATCAATCCCCTAATGTTTGAAAGCAAAAggctttttaataacttttttggCAGCAACATCTAGAACCCCTTCAGTGTATTGCATAATGTAAGTATATGCacattaccttttaaaatttcagaaccTTTCTTAATTTC
It includes:
- the TDG gene encoding G/T mismatch-specific thymine DNA glycosylase isoform X2, translated to MMTEAPDMAVINAQEMPAEVPAPAPAQEPTRETPPKGRKRKPRTTEPKTPVEPPEPAEAKKSGKSTKSKEKQEKITDTFKVKRKVDRFNGVSEAELLTKTLPDILTFNLDIVIIGINPGLMAAYKGHHYPGPGNHFWKCLFMSGLSEVQLSHMDDHTLPGKYGIGFTNMVERTTPGSKDLSSKEFREGGRILVQKLQKYQPRIAVFNGKCIYEIFSKEVFGVKVKNLEFGLQPHKIPDTETLCYVMPSSSARCAQFPRAQDKVHYYIKLKDLRDQLKGIERNTDVQEVQYTFDLQLAQEDAKKMAVKEEKYDPGYEAAYGGAYNENPCLGEPCGFSSNGLAADNGESTFSDIPNGQWMTQSFTDQIPSFSNHCGTQEQEGNHV
- the TDG gene encoding G/T mismatch-specific thymine DNA glycosylase isoform X1; its protein translation is MHQPLSEFCQQSSPSVWLLPYRHSCAAVLQRRWVAGLSSCARERQQGMETENAGSYSLQQAQAFYTFPFQQMMTEAPDMAVINAQEMPAEVPAPAPAQEPTRETPPKGRKRKPRTTEPKTPVEPPEPAEAKKSGKSTKSKEKQEKITDTFKVKRKVDRFNGVSEAELLTKTLPDILTFNLDIVIIGINPGLMAAYKGHHYPGPGNHFWKCLFMSGLSEVQLSHMDDHTLPGKYGIGFTNMVERTTPGSKDLSSKEFREGGRILVQKLQKYQPRIAVFNGKCIYEIFSKEVFGVKVKNLEFGLQPHKIPDTETLCYVMPSSSARCAQFPRAQDKVHYYIKLKDLRDQLKGIERNTDVQEVQYTFDLQLAQEDAKKMAVKEEKYDPGYEAAYGGAYNENPCLGEPCGFSSNGLAADNGESTFSDIPNGQWMTQSFTDQIPSFSNHCGTQEQEGNHV